Genomic DNA from uncultured Acetobacterium sp.:
AAATTATCCGTGAGCTGTTCAGCATTGAAGAAAAAATTGCCGAAATAACCGAGATTCTGGTTCGAGCAGGAGCGGCGGGGGTCAGTTTTTCAGAACTGCTACACCCAGAGATTTCTAGGGAAGAGGTAGTAGTGACCCTATTGTCGTTGCTTGAAATGGTTAAAACCAGCGGTTTGCGATTACTTCAAAATCGGGTATTTATTGATTTCCAAATTCACAGAGAGGTGGAGAAAAATGAACAGTGATGAACTGGCCGGCATTATCGAAGGCATTCTATTTGGTGCAGGAGACGGCGTTTCGATAACTGAACTGTGCCGTTGTCTGGATAAACCGGTATCAGAAGTACAGTTTGCCATCGAAATACTCAAACAAGATTATCAATCCAAAGCCCGGGGTATTCGCCTGGTTCAGGTGAAGGACAGCTACCAACTTTCCACAAAACCTGATTATTATGGTTACATTAAAGAAATCACCAAGCATCAGGAAAAAACAGGTCTTTCCCGGGCGGCCCTGGAAACCCTGGCAATTATTGCTTATCGTCAACCAGTTACCCGATTGACAGTCGACGAGTTAAGAGGGGTGAGTTCAAG
This window encodes:
- the scpB gene encoding SMC-Scp complex subunit ScpB translates to MNSDELAGIIEGILFGAGDGVSITELCRCLDKPVSEVQFAIEILKQDYQSKARGIRLVQVKDSYQLSTKPDYYGYIKEITKHQEKTGLSRAALETLAIIAYRQPVTRLTVDELRGVSSSSAIQRLLDRGLICDGGRLEAPGRPILYKTTNAFLKTMGFTSLKEIPEFEVFSQGKQESFDLELLNNETENKDQSGEDLLANMLEKTMGDAAIIEVAQ